One genomic window of Clostridioides sp. ES-S-0054-01 includes the following:
- a CDS encoding helix-turn-helix transcriptional regulator has product MDTLGERIVYLRKTKNLKQYELEEMLDCDNLSKFERNIRKPNYEILKSIAEIFNVSVDWLLNGDNLSHKSDLICDSSSNYPLNSINSNEINLLNNFRKLNDYDKAKIEGMIELKLHEYEKEKDLGKTEYNKNKDEKIDK; this is encoded by the coding sequence ATGGATACTTTAGGAGAAAGAATTGTTTATTTGAGAAAAACAAAAAACCTCAAACAATATGAGCTAGAAGAAATGTTAGACTGTGATAACTTGAGTAAATTTGAGAGAAATATTAGAAAACCAAATTATGAAATATTAAAATCTATAGCTGAGATATTTAATGTTTCAGTGGATTGGCTATTAAATGGAGATAATCTATCACATAAATCAGATTTAATTTGCGATTCCTCCTCAAACTATCCACTTAATAGCATAAATTCTAATGAAATAAACCTTTTAAATAATTTTAGAAAGCTAAATGATTATGATAAGGCCAAAATAGAAGGTATGATTGAATTAAAACTTCATGAATACGAAAAAGAGAAAGATTTAGGAAAAACTGAGTATAATAAAAATAAAGATGAGAAAATAGATAAATAA
- a CDS encoding helix-turn-helix transcriptional regulator codes for MDARKKWIPFLGVQVKQRLIELNMTQRELAKKIGVNENYLSAILNGRRTGKKYKSSIYQLLNIEYSEDD; via the coding sequence ATGGATGCTCGAAAAAAATGGATACCTTTTTTGGGAGTACAAGTCAAGCAAAGGCTTATTGAATTAAATATGACTCAAAGAGAATTAGCAAAGAAAATAGGTGTTAATGAAAACTATTTATCAGCTATTTTAAATGGAAGAAGAACAGGTAAAAAATATAAATCATCAATTTATCAATTGCTTAATATAGAATATTCAGAAGATGATTAA
- a CDS encoding helix-turn-helix domain-containing protein, with translation MDTLGKRIAYLRNSKKLTQRKLMDILKFENLGKYETGDRKPNCDILMSIADYFNVTTDWLLYGKEKVNSNNSVKEEKEDYLHVTNDEMTILNLYRQLNERDKIKIEGILELKISEYKDLKKHSSNNNEDKMV, from the coding sequence GTGGATACTTTAGGAAAAAGAATTGCTTATTTGAGAAACTCCAAAAAACTTACCCAACGTAAACTTATGGATATTTTAAAGTTTGAAAACTTAGGTAAATATGAAACCGGAGATAGAAAACCTAATTGCGATATACTAATGTCAATAGCTGATTATTTTAATGTTACAACTGACTGGCTTCTATATGGTAAAGAAAAAGTAAACTCTAATAATAGTGTAAAAGAAGAGAAGGAAGATTACCTACATGTGACTAATGATGAGATGACAATATTAAATCTCTATAGACAGCTAAATGAACGTGATAAAATAAAAATAGAAGGAATACTTGAACTTAAGATATCTGAATACAAAGACTTAAAAAAGCATTCCTCTAATAATAATGAAGATAAAATGGTTTAA
- a CDS encoding Mor transcription activator family protein, with protein sequence MNEKDIKYSKIYDEISRILGKENTEKIHKHFKGQQLSLPMRLYSNESVGEYLQAKYSGQKLEKKDLKELSNKFDYSERWIRKLIKYGAGKK encoded by the coding sequence ATGAATGAAAAAGATATTAAGTATAGTAAAATTTATGATGAAATTTCAAGAATTTTAGGCAAGGAGAATACAGAGAAAATACATAAACATTTTAAAGGACAACAACTGTCACTTCCAATGAGATTATATTCAAATGAAAGTGTAGGAGAATACTTACAAGCTAAATATAGTGGACAAAAACTAGAAAAAAAAGATTTGAAAGAATTATCTAACAAATTTGATTATAGTGAAAGATGGATAAGAAAACTAATAAAATATGGTGCAGGAAAAAAATAA
- a CDS encoding DNA repair protein RadC yields the protein MRHSKIVDIVSIKMIKEKSIIYKPRKVSSPKDAYDLFETFMIDSDREKFLVACLNVKNEPVNISIVSIGTISSSLIHPREVMKTAILSNSNSIIVAHNHPSGNITPSEEDKNITSRLVNVCDMLGIKLLDHIIIGEDDQFFSFKQNSLI from the coding sequence ATGAGACACAGTAAAATAGTAGATATAGTCAGTATAAAAATGATAAAAGAAAAATCTATAATATATAAGCCTAGAAAAGTATCTAGTCCAAAAGATGCATATGATTTATTTGAAACTTTTATGATTGACAGTGATAGAGAGAAATTCTTGGTGGCATGTTTGAATGTGAAGAACGAACCAGTAAATATTTCGATTGTAAGTATAGGAACAATAAGCTCATCTTTAATACATCCAAGAGAGGTCATGAAAACTGCTATACTATCAAATAGTAATTCTATTATAGTAGCACATAATCATCCTTCTGGAAATATAACACCTAGCGAAGAAGATAAAAATATTACTAGTAGATTGGTTAATGTTTGTGACATGCTAGGAATTAAATTATTAGATCATATTATAATTGGAGAAGATGATCAGTTTTTTAGCTTCAAGCAAAATTCATTAATTTAA
- a CDS encoding tyrosine-type recombinase/integrase, with the protein MTPHILRHTFCTNMTNKGMTPNNLQYVINHKNIEMTLSYYEHGSYQSALTEIRRIIATT; encoded by the coding sequence ATGACACCACATATTTTAAGGCATACATTTTGCACGAATATGACTAATAAAGGCATGACACCAAACAATTTACAATATGTTATTAATCATAAGAATATAGAAATGACATTAAGTTATTATGAACATGGAAGTTATCAGTCAGCGCTAACAGAAATTCGAAGAATTATCGCTACTACTTAA
- a CDS encoding tyrosine-type recombinase/integrase: MLKYLRQFKLFDWKNFAKHKKLVAIDIAPFINIIIKQSLVLLNTGLRISELCGLTLADIDFNTSTLLI, encoded by the coding sequence ATGTTGAAATATTTAAGACAGTTTAAATTATTTGATTGGAAAAACTTTGCTAAACACAAAAAGCTTGTGGCAATTGACATTGCCCCCTTTATAAACATTATTATCAAGCAATCATTAGTATTATTGAATACTGGACTTCGTATTTCTGAATTATGTGGTCTGACACTTGCTGATATTGATTTTAATACTAGCACACTGTTGATATAA
- a CDS encoding helix-turn-helix transcriptional regulator has protein sequence MNITNEPKKVGERIKYLREKKGESQEKLGEAIGLSQNSISKLEKGETQLTLENQINIAKHFNVSHDYLCIGVRNDSILTLLEKYVSLKYENISDGLESFDYPVLQINKAFFDYLVSSARAYNLKGIPDDVREMWIKKVTNTFYEYNKKNCFSVSETVIPLPQQLFYADEQENDWKQTDLLREMNKQLLSNLDITK, from the coding sequence ATGAATATTACGAATGAGCCTAAAAAGGTAGGAGAAAGAATAAAATATCTTCGTGAAAAAAAAGGAGAATCTCAAGAAAAACTTGGTGAAGCTATTGGATTATCCCAGAATTCTATTTCAAAATTAGAAAAAGGAGAAACACAACTTACATTAGAAAATCAAATAAATATTGCAAAACACTTTAATGTTTCTCATGACTATTTATGTATTGGAGTTAGAAATGATTCAATCCTTACTTTATTAGAAAAATATGTTTCTCTAAAGTATGAAAATATTTCTGATGGGTTAGAATCATTTGATTATCCAGTTTTGCAGATTAACAAGGCATTTTTTGATTATTTAGTTAGCTCTGCACGTGCTTACAATCTTAAAGGTATACCTGATGATGTACGTGAAATGTGGATCAAAAAAGTAACTAATACCTTTTATGAATACAACAAAAAAAATTGTTTTAGTGTATCAGAAACTGTTATACCACTTCCACAACAACTTTTTTATGCAGATGAACAAGAAAATGACTGGAAACAAACAGATTTATTACGAGAAATGAATAAACAGCTTTTAAGTAATTTAGATATTACAAAATAA
- a CDS encoding N-6 DNA methylase, with protein sequence MIEVKGTKGNFIKINSLGEIDNNKKDGTSNFTNINKYAVNGAIHYANAIIEHSKSYKEVIAIGLNGYDEQSGRIYEIGVYYVSLDNYCIPKKIGSYTDLSFLLPKNIDAFIDKIDKSGLTDEEIEAKSKEFENEIEVKLKKLNQVMQDDLKISVGSRVELVTGMIMASLGVEGKVAPLEIYDLKGEAGAKNNDGTVIINKIDSFLEERNLPKEKKAMIINDLSRVFIYSDLWKTVNGESKLKTVYTSVKNDIMPIFTSAKHLDFTGRLFNVLNAWVDIPDSDKNDVVLTPRYVTDLMARIAQVNKESYVWDYAVGSAGFLISSMKLMIKDAEERIKSPKELSEKIVKIKYEQLLGVEKRSDIYLLAVLNMILMGDGSSNIIHKDSLNEYSGNYEQGVLNGQTYPANVFLLNPPYSAQGKGFIFVEKALQRMKNGRAVILIQENAGSGNGLPYTKNILKNNTLVASIHMANIFHGKAGVQTAIYVFNVGIPHDTKQMVKFIDFSNDGYTRQNRKKSSQETNLKNTDHAFERYDEIVNLVLYGKSYLHYFSEDEYIEDVISLEGNDWTFKQHQKIDTIPTQDDFRNVVKEYLSWKLSMIMKGELSDEK encoded by the coding sequence ATGATTGAAGTTAAGGGGACAAAAGGAAACTTTATCAAAATAAATTCATTAGGAGAAATTGATAATAATAAAAAGGATGGAACATCTAACTTTACAAATATAAATAAATATGCTGTAAATGGTGCTATTCATTATGCCAATGCGATTATAGAACATAGTAAAAGTTATAAGGAAGTGATTGCAATTGGTCTTAATGGTTATGACGAACAAAGTGGGCGTATATATGAAATTGGTGTATATTATGTTTCACTTGATAATTATTGTATTCCTAAAAAAATAGGCTCATATACAGATTTATCTTTCCTTTTGCCAAAGAATATTGATGCTTTTATCGATAAAATTGATAAATCTGGTCTTACAGACGAAGAAATAGAAGCTAAATCTAAAGAGTTTGAGAATGAAATCGAAGTTAAATTAAAGAAACTTAATCAAGTGATGCAGGATGACTTAAAAATTTCTGTTGGCTCAAGAGTTGAACTTGTTACTGGTATGATTATGGCATCTTTAGGTGTAGAGGGTAAAGTTGCACCTCTTGAAATTTATGACTTAAAGGGAGAAGCAGGAGCAAAAAACAATGATGGTACAGTTATTATAAATAAAATAGATTCTTTTCTTGAAGAACGTAATTTACCAAAGGAAAAGAAGGCTATGATTATTAATGATCTTTCCAGAGTTTTCATATATTCTGACTTATGGAAAACTGTTAATGGTGAGAGCAAATTAAAGACAGTATATACTAGTGTTAAAAACGACATAATGCCAATATTTACATCCGCAAAGCATCTTGATTTTACAGGTAGACTTTTCAATGTTCTTAATGCTTGGGTAGATATTCCAGATAGTGATAAAAATGATGTTGTATTAACACCACGTTATGTTACAGATCTTATGGCTAGAATTGCACAAGTAAACAAAGAGAGCTATGTTTGGGATTATGCCGTTGGTTCAGCTGGTTTCTTGATTTCTTCTATGAAGTTAATGATTAAAGATGCAGAGGAACGAATTAAAAGTCCAAAGGAACTATCAGAAAAAATTGTTAAGATTAAATATGAACAGCTTCTTGGTGTCGAAAAACGTTCTGATATTTATTTGCTTGCTGTTCTTAATATGATTCTCATGGGAGATGGTTCATCAAATATCATACACAAAGATAGCTTGAATGAATATAGTGGAAATTATGAACAAGGGGTATTAAATGGTCAAACTTATCCTGCAAATGTATTTTTACTTAATCCACCTTATTCTGCACAAGGTAAAGGATTTATCTTCGTTGAAAAAGCTTTACAGCGTATGAAAAACGGAAGAGCTGTTATCCTAATTCAAGAAAATGCAGGAAGTGGAAACGGATTGCCATATACTAAGAATATTCTAAAGAATAACACATTAGTTGCAAGTATTCATATGGCTAATATATTCCATGGTAAAGCAGGTGTACAGACCGCAATTTACGTATTCAATGTTGGAATACCTCATGATACTAAACAAATGGTTAAGTTTATTGATTTTTCAAATGATGGCTATACTAGACAAAACCGCAAAAAATCAAGTCAAGAAACTAATTTAAAGAATACAGATCATGCTTTTGAAAGATATGATGAAATTGTAAATCTTGTTTTATATGGCAAATCATATTTGCATTATTTTTCTGAGGATGAATATATCGAAGATGTAATTTCATTAGAAGGAAATGACTGGACTTTCAAACAGCATCAAAAAATTGATACTATTCCAACCCAAGATGATTTTAGAAATGTTGTAAAAGAATATCTTAGTTGGAAATTATCTATGATTATGAAAGGCGAGTTGTCAGATGAAAAGTAA
- a CDS encoding restriction endonuclease subunit S, whose protein sequence is MKSKKFKISEVLQWQSQKEINPLKINELTIDSDFSYPFYGQSTINNGIISFETLTQDVLNNKDGKPTILIHSNNQNIVYLETPFYLKDGHGATSVLQSDKLNERNALYIITCIKKVITKKFAYNEKATKIALKNTYIELPITDTDNIDYDFMGAYIQKLEKERIHKLSTYLSASELDNYKLTLDEYKLLKNPPSFKSYRVGDLFDIHPTKAYKGSNAEIMNENGKNPVLSNTSQNNGIGGYSNLECTEQGGIITFSDTTTADAIFFQPYDFIGYSHVQGLYPYSDKWNEKSLLYFMTAFKKTALLSKFDYATKFNRKIALEFLISLPTSDNCNLDFEYMEKYIRIQEKISIESVINWENKIIEK, encoded by the coding sequence ATGAAAAGTAAAAAATTTAAAATCTCTGAAGTATTACAATGGCAGTCACAAAAAGAGATTAACCCATTAAAAATAAATGAACTTACTATTGATAGTGATTTCTCTTACCCATTTTATGGGCAATCAACTATAAACAATGGTATCATATCTTTTGAGACGTTAACACAAGATGTGTTAAACAATAAAGATGGTAAGCCAACTATTCTTATACATTCAAACAATCAAAATATTGTTTATTTAGAAACCCCTTTTTATTTAAAAGATGGTCATGGTGCAACAAGTGTTTTACAATCTGATAAGTTAAACGAAAGAAATGCTCTATATATAATTACTTGCATTAAAAAAGTAATTACTAAGAAATTTGCCTATAATGAAAAGGCAACAAAAATAGCCTTAAAAAACACTTACATTGAATTGCCTATCACTGATACAGACAATATTGATTATGATTTTATGGGAGCATATATACAAAAACTAGAAAAGGAACGTATACACAAACTTTCCACTTATTTATCAGCAAGTGAATTAGACAACTATAAATTAACCTTGGACGAATATAAATTATTAAAAAATCCCCCTAGCTTTAAATCTTATAGAGTTGGTGACTTATTTGACATACATCCAACTAAGGCATATAAAGGTAGTAATGCCGAAATTATGAATGAAAATGGTAAAAATCCTGTACTTAGTAATACTAGTCAGAATAATGGAATTGGTGGTTATTCAAACTTGGAATGTACAGAACAAGGGGGGATTATTACTTTTTCTGATACCACAACAGCAGATGCAATTTTTTTTCAACCATATGATTTTATTGGATATTCTCATGTTCAAGGTTTATATCCATATTCGGATAAATGGAATGAAAAATCTTTATTATATTTTATGACCGCATTCAAAAAAACCGCTTTGCTATCCAAATTTGATTATGCAACAAAATTTAACAGAAAAATTGCTTTAGAATTTCTTATATCTTTACCTACTTCTGATAACTGTAATCTAGATTTTGAATATATGGAAAAATACATTAGAATACAGGAAAAGATATCCATAGAAAGTGTTATAAATTGGGAAAATAAAATAATAGAAAAATAA
- a CDS encoding ferredoxin yields MKKFNVSANCIACGMCVIMTDLLEENNNGKVYAIESGYISEEYLFEANKIVEICPVDAISIVEVKSVKGIGEQGLKDLGEILENKLKDIKKVFVTKQDINFNSNNYSIDFGDAKGQHNYIYSNSSQAEAAGIAEFNRIAYSQYRPFILSVFVQYKNDKLKPYYTFDDSSFYAKFNHKYEKILNEIVAEAQSLSSKSISFPDDFTKFDVYPGGLDSSYRENVTYTLRHFEEKSTQSGIIAEFKSGSYSSLDSYKMYVDTDDMEVYCGEDWRGRSKFKVKYCYYSVYNAVKEFISDLKNAMNYVDIDETALYFLSGAIDSYNKEIDKEVEKKIKIFNEVVSK; encoded by the coding sequence ATGAAAAAATTTAATGTATCAGCTAATTGTATTGCTTGTGGTATGTGTGTAATTATGACTGATTTATTAGAAGAAAACAACAATGGTAAAGTTTATGCCATAGAGAGTGGTTATATTTCAGAAGAATATCTATTTGAAGCTAATAAAATTGTTGAAATATGTCCAGTTGATGCAATAAGTATTGTTGAAGTGAAATCTGTAAAAGGTATTGGTGAACAAGGATTAAAAGATTTAGGAGAAATATTGGAAAATAAATTGAAAGATATTAAAAAAGTGTTTGTTACAAAACAAGATATAAATTTCAATTCCAATAATTATAGTATTGATTTTGGAGATGCAAAAGGACAACACAATTATATTTATTCAAATAGTAGTCAAGCAGAAGCAGCTGGTATTGCTGAATTTAATCGTATTGCATATTCTCAATATAGGCCATTCATATTAAGTGTTTTTGTACAATATAAAAATGATAAATTAAAACCATATTATACTTTTGATGATAGTAGCTTTTATGCAAAATTTAATCACAAATATGAAAAGATTCTTAATGAAATTGTTGCAGAAGCACAATCATTGAGTAGTAAATCGATTTCATTTCCTGATGATTTTACTAAATTTGATGTATATCCAGGAGGATTAGATAGTTCGTATAGAGAAAATGTAACATATACATTACGACATTTTGAAGAAAAAAGTACTCAATCTGGTATAATTGCAGAATTCAAATCAGGATCATATAGTTCACTAGATTCTTATAAGATGTATGTAGATACTGATGATATGGAAGTATATTGTGGTGAAGATTGGCGTGGTAGATCAAAATTCAAAGTGAAATATTGTTATTATTCAGTATATAATGCAGTAAAAGAGTTTATTTCTGATTTAAAAAATGCTATGAATTATGTTGACATAGATGAAACAGCGTTATATTTTTTAAGTGGTGCTATAGATTCTTATAATAAAGAAATTGATAAAGAAGTTGAAAAGAAGATTAAAATTTTTAATGAAGTTGTATCAAAATAA
- a CDS encoding helix-turn-helix domain-containing protein — MEKRYKKVMTVKEFCEEYGIGHNRAYTIVNSKGFPMIKCGRKILIIKSKVDEWFYDQIGKSI; from the coding sequence ATGGAAAAAAGATATAAAAAAGTTATGACTGTAAAAGAATTTTGTGAGGAATATGGGATAGGACATAATAGAGCATATACAATAGTAAATTCAAAAGGCTTTCCAATGATAAAATGTGGAAGAAAGATTTTAATAATAAAATCTAAAGTTGATGAGTGGTTTTATGACCAGATAGGAAAATCTATTTGA
- a CDS encoding site-specific integrase: MAKRGNGEGSIYKSGNIWRGAITLGRDFNGKLKRKVFSGKTKSEVMNKMKEYRANETFGLVVINDKITLQEWIYIWIKEYKLNEVRLSTIERYYSLYNNHIKDTNIGKIKLKDLKVTSLQMYYNDILKNKNVSPSTIKYVNKILKQALDQAEKERYILSNPCKYVILPKVEERKEVPVFSLEEQTIFLNSLESNRLKLLYKLALGTGLRMGELLALRWSDIDMKVSLVSVSKTLKRVRKFETTDSIKSFISEGKPKTKTSFRTVPIPSKLLKDIKEHKKFQLEEKLKAGELYEDNDFVFATKLGNSIEPRNLVRNYTKSLEKANIEYRKFHALRHTYATRLFENGVQIKIIQVLLGHSSMKITSDTYTHVLPDEKNNAVEVLNGCI; the protein is encoded by the coding sequence ATGGCTAAACGAGGTAATGGAGAAGGTTCTATATATAAATCAGGAAATATATGGAGAGGAGCTATAACACTTGGTAGAGATTTTAATGGTAAATTGAAAAGAAAGGTATTCTCAGGAAAAACTAAATCAGAAGTTATGAATAAAATGAAAGAATATAGAGCTAATGAGACTTTTGGATTAGTAGTTATAAATGATAAAATTACATTGCAAGAATGGATATATATTTGGATAAAAGAATATAAATTAAATGAAGTTAGATTGAGCACTATTGAGCGATATTATAGTTTATATAATAATCATATAAAGGATACAAATATAGGTAAAATAAAACTTAAAGATTTAAAAGTGACAAGCCTACAAATGTATTACAATGATATATTAAAAAATAAAAATGTAAGCCCTAGTACTATAAAATATGTTAATAAGATATTAAAACAAGCTTTAGATCAAGCTGAAAAAGAAAGATATATATTAAGTAATCCTTGTAAGTATGTAATACTTCCAAAAGTTGAAGAGAGAAAAGAAGTTCCTGTATTTTCATTAGAGGAACAAACTATATTTTTAAATTCTTTGGAAAGTAATAGATTGAAATTATTATATAAGTTGGCTTTAGGTACTGGTCTAAGAATGGGAGAATTATTAGCATTAAGATGGTCAGATATTGATATGAAAGTCAGTTTAGTAAGTGTGTCTAAGACATTAAAAAGAGTTAGAAAATTTGAAACAACAGATAGTATAAAAAGTTTTATTTCAGAAGGAAAACCAAAAACAAAAACAAGTTTTAGAACTGTTCCAATTCCTTCAAAATTATTAAAAGATATTAAGGAACATAAAAAGTTTCAGCTAGAGGAAAAGTTAAAGGCAGGTGAATTATATGAAGATAATGATTTTGTGTTTGCTACAAAACTTGGTAATTCCATAGAGCCAAGAAACTTAGTTAGAAACTATACAAAATCATTAGAGAAAGCAAACATAGAATACAGAAAATTTCATGCATTAAGACATACTTATGCAACAAGGCTATTTGAAAATGGGGTACAAATAAAAATAATTCAAGTATTATTAGGTCATAGCAGTATGAAAATAACTTCTGATACATATACACATGTTCTTCCAGATGAAAAAAATAATGCAGTTGAAGTTTTAAATGGATGTATTTAA
- the glpK gene encoding glycerol kinase GlpK codes for MEKKYVMALDQGTTSSRAILFNKKGEIVKIAQKEFNQIYPKAGWVEHDPMEIWGSQSGVMREVIETAGIRPEEIASIGITNQRETTVVWSRYTGKPIYNAIVWQCRRTSEICDELKNKGLEESIKEKTGLLIDAYFSATKVKWILDNVEGAREKAEQGELLFGTIDTWLIWNLTRGKVHVTDYSNASRTMMYNINALEWDKDILRELDIPISMLPLVKPSSYVYGHTDERMLSGAKIPIAGCAGDQQAALFGQNCVEEGTAKNTYGTGCFLLMNTGSNIVKSKHGLLTTIAWGVDGKVTYALEGSIFIGGASIQWLRDELKIIESAKDSEMYANRVEDTNGVYVVPAFTGLGAPYWDMYARGSILGLTRGAKKEHIVRATLESIAYQTKDVLEAMQNDSKLKLKSLKVDGGASNNNFLMQFQSDILNVDIDRPKIVETTALGAAYLAGLSVGFYIGRNEITSKWSVEKEFNPNMSEEKRCKLYKGWKKAVSRALNWEKEDELDV; via the coding sequence ATGGAAAAGAAGTATGTAATGGCACTAGACCAAGGAACAACTAGTTCAAGAGCTATACTATTTAATAAAAAAGGAGAAATAGTAAAAATTGCACAAAAAGAATTCAATCAAATTTATCCAAAAGCTGGATGGGTAGAGCATGACCCTATGGAAATATGGGGTTCACAAAGTGGGGTAATGAGAGAAGTTATAGAAACAGCAGGCATAAGGCCAGAAGAAATTGCTTCAATAGGAATAACTAACCAAAGAGAGACTACGGTTGTTTGGAGTAGGTATACTGGCAAACCAATTTATAATGCAATAGTATGGCAATGTAGGAGAACATCAGAAATATGTGATGAACTTAAAAATAAAGGATTGGAAGAATCAATAAAAGAAAAAACAGGTCTTTTAATAGATGCATACTTTTCAGCAACAAAAGTAAAATGGATATTAGACAATGTAGAAGGGGCTAGAGAAAAAGCTGAACAAGGTGAACTATTATTTGGAACTATAGATACATGGTTAATATGGAATTTAACACGTGGAAAAGTACATGTAACAGATTACTCAAATGCATCTAGAACAATGATGTACAATATAAATGCTTTAGAATGGGATAAAGATATACTACGAGAATTGGATATACCAATAAGCATGTTGCCATTAGTAAAACCTTCTAGCTATGTCTATGGTCATACAGATGAACGTATGTTATCAGGAGCTAAAATACCTATTGCTGGATGTGCTGGAGACCAACAAGCAGCATTATTTGGTCAAAATTGTGTTGAAGAAGGAACTGCAAAAAATACTTATGGAACAGGTTGTTTCTTACTTATGAATACAGGCAGTAACATAGTTAAATCTAAGCATGGTTTACTTACAACAATTGCTTGGGGTGTCGATGGAAAAGTAACATATGCATTAGAAGGAAGTATATTTATTGGAGGAGCGTCTATTCAATGGCTTAGAGATGAATTAAAGATAATTGAATCTGCAAAAGATAGTGAAATGTATGCAAATAGGGTAGAGGATACTAATGGTGTATATGTAGTGCCAGCATTCACAGGTCTTGGAGCTCCATATTGGGATATGTATGCTAGAGGGTCAATCTTAGGTCTTACAAGAGGGGCAAAAAAAGAACATATAGTAAGAGCTACATTGGAGTCAATTGCTTATCAGACAAAGGATGTTTTAGAAGCAATGCAAAATGATTCAAAATTAAAACTAAAGTCATTAAAAGTTGATGGTGGAGCAAGTAATAATAATTTCTTAATGCAATTTCAGTCAGATATATTAAATGTAGATATAGATAGACCAAAGATAGTAGAAACTACAGCTTTAGGAGCTGCTTATTTAGCAGGATTATCTGTTGGATTCTATATTGGAAGAAATGAAATTACGTCAAAGTGGTCAGTAGAAAAAGAGTTTAATCCAAATATGAGTGAAGAGAAGAGATGTAAGTTATATAAAGGTTGGAAAAAAGCTGTATCAAGAGCTTTAAACTGGGAAAAAGAAGATGAATTGGATGTTTAA
- a CDS encoding GntR family transcriptional regulator produces the protein MDKNYTMPIYQKIALDIANKIYTGEIQEDSVLFGRSVLAGKYNVSPETIRRAVKILEDIGVVKSIKGKGVIVLSPDKASSFIKKYRDITNISSYKSTLYNLIDTKSNLENEILDTINKILDYSNRLEIINPLVPVQFTINSNCKYIGQTAAQTKFWQNTGATIVAIKRGEELIISPGPYIEFLEGDILLVVGDQHIYNSIPMFLYENEK, from the coding sequence ATGGATAAAAACTATACGATGCCAATATACCAAAAAATAGCGTTGGATATTGCAAATAAAATATACACGGGTGAAATACAAGAGGATTCAGTATTATTTGGACGCTCTGTTTTGGCTGGTAAATACAATGTATCTCCAGAAACGATAAGAAGAGCTGTAAAAATTTTAGAGGACATTGGCGTTGTTAAAAGCATAAAGGGTAAAGGTGTTATTGTACTATCTCCAGACAAAGCTTCTTCTTTTATAAAAAAATATAGGGATATTACAAATATATCATCATATAAATCAACACTTTATAATTTAATAGATACTAAATCTAATTTAGAAAATGAAATATTAGATACTATAAATAAAATTTTAGACTATTCTAACAGACTTGAAATAATCAATCCTTTAGTGCCCGTTCAGTTCACCATAAACTCTAATTGCAAATATATTGGTCAAACAGCTGCACAAACTAAATTTTGGCAAAATACAGGTGCTACAATAGTTGCAATTAAAAGAGGTGAAGAACTTATAATATCTCCTGGACCGTATATTGAATTTTTAGAAGGGGATATTCTCTTAGTTGTTGGTGACCAACACATTTACAACTCTATACCAATGTTTTTATATGAAAATGAAAAATAA